From Rhopalosiphum padi isolate XX-2018 chromosome 2, ASM2088224v1, whole genome shotgun sequence:
CACAATTATTcaggtaatacattttaaatcgtttgatattatagtttttattttatgtaaatactaaatacttaaaaataaatgtataactttataccgagtaaatttattatcatttcaatTTTAGATTCCAATACATAATGCGCAACTCAAATTATAACCAGTATAACCAGATCAGTAGAACCCTGGGGTTAAAGTGAGGAGGACGCAGGGGAACTTCCCTAACTCGAATAGTGGTTAAAAGCGTCccctttaacaaattattcgtAAGGTGGTAAGGTACGCCGGAACGCTCCaattataatcaaacatttGTCAATATAATTCAGAATTCTGTTGAGATTAAatcttgatttttatttatttatttttatcaattgttactttacttttataaaatctatttaataaaaattatggacTATCTAAtgtgtttaactatttttttgtgtaatgtttactttttagtattaagtacttgtatttagttatttaaataatttgttgaaaataagtTACGGCCAACAGGtaaattaaatcgtatttatgtaaaattatcattaatgaatattagagctttttttaatataaccattttttgtgtttaatttccatagttttattaaaagacAACCActacttacaattttttatattgagaaaaaaaaaatatattctctttcaaaatattaaatttctataaaacataggttattgttaaaaagtagtattatttgtcatttaaattattcatgaaataaattaaaaatttgaacattattcagggttaaaaacttaaaagtgGGATGAGTTTAATGTTACACAATCactgtttatagtgtttatagaTCACATATACTTTATGCATTAGAAATTGTACATAAAATGATACATGGAACGCTTATAACTACATAAGTCACCTTTGGGATTTTTTCCCACTTTAAGCCTATTTGTCTaggtcattttttttaacaatataaatattattcttttgatcttattttatttgtataataactttaaaaaaaatcgtgcgtaattatttaaatagccGTAGGTACTAGCTAGgtgtagaattattatttaactgtacctataggtactttatagtatacacacattattattatttaggtatagttactaaaaaatataatattattaaatcttacgAGTATGTCACGGTTTCTAAACTATAAAATTTTGTAAGTTATAACTGGTGCAAAAAGGAATGACCTTTTTTTCTAATTTGGCGGAAAAcggaaagttaatttttaacagtGACCATCGCCGCCCATAActtaaataatctaataaatattacaaattacttcataaatatttgaaatatttttcatttgccCCTCTCCTACCCTCCTAAAATGATATCTACCGGTATATATCATCGGAAATAgtaagtatgtatattaaaaaaaaattaataataataaaaaaataatataataattgcagaCCTAACTAAATGATTTCActcaaaaattgtatacaataatattgtatattaatatttgtgtattttaataactgtttagtaactataaattataatgcatttaaaattaataaattcatttttttttactaatcttttatttagattattataagaaaaatacactatttattgttatttacatgACAGgagtattttatgtttaggaAAAaggtcaaatttaaaaaatagttaacatcaaaataattaaaaaaatttggaatattttgttatagtacTCGTATAGCtgatatatatgataataaagcttatgatttaaataaaaaaatttaacttgaaACTATAAGTTAAAAGCCTTTCTAAAcattgtttctttatttttttattttgtagttatttcgtttttgatttttctgtaCCGTATTCCGAAGACGTCTTGCTTATTTCTGAAACGCTCATCAATTTGGATAAGACTACataaactgtaaataaaatatttttaattatatttattgatagaaTATTGACAGaatcttataatatgttatgtttgtttaaatattataaacttacgtAAACCAATTGGTACCACCAACAATAGTATATGAAGTAAATTTCCTGAAATCAATATGTTAAATGTGAAGTAGAAAAATGGTGTTAAAATTAAGATTGACCAAAAAACTATGTTGAGAAGACTATAATAACGATATGGTGGAACAAATTTCTCCACTGGCTTTACACCACTTTCTTTAAACCAATCTCCTGTGTTAAAGAAGCTGACCATCATTTTATCctgttgattaaatatatatttataattagaaaaatgtaacaataattagAAACTTAccaatctattaaaaaaaacttattttattttaattatccacattttttattatttagctcttaataataataatttaactatatagtatataatattataatgttttaatgtttaaacataCGCATCGGCATCGGgtacttgtattaattttaacaaattatttttatatcttgtgattttatatacctacctaataacctacataatatataatgagtaatgacacaGGACATTAGAACATAAGGTTATATGTGTTGTAGATTAGCTAGAACGcgtttaattagttataaataggaATTATTgtcttgtttttataaattaggtttgataacaaatataatttaatttaaatatacattctttattttagactttagtaggtataatgatgtttaagttattttgattaaaattatttttaaagttaaagataatttttttcctttatttataggttatttttaattgaagatgtttgaaattattttcaaaaagcaAGCaagtaatgtaaaaaatatgaactatTACTTTTTTCTCGTACATATCGTACATCCATTTATCACATTCTTTGTCGTTTTCTGGAATTTTTTCAACAGGTATTCTTTCCATATATACATGTGCTTCTAACCGTTGACCATTTAACAATGCTCTCAATGTTGGTTTTTCTTCTCTGTATTTGcgaaagttatatttaaaattagtgtgTTAGAAAAAAGTTGTCGGCGGAACAAACCCTAAATAAGATATAGCTCGCTACCAACAGCCATTTACTATACacagataattaaatattggcTAAAACATATTTAGCTATAATACTACGTACCCTCTAAAAGCCATCTGAACATTATAGACGGCTGGCAAATTGTGTCTAAAATGAGGCAATCCAATGCTAAAACCTTTAGTCCTCGGCAACAAGTGTTCTTTTAACTCTGGTAGTCCTTTTGTTCGAGCAAACTTAATGCTGGCTTCTTGTTTTTCTTTTGTGAATCTGGTGCCTTCTGCATATAACAACATCTACCAGAACATTTCGAAACacgacattaaaatattatcatggtACCtagagtatacatttttattgtgtgtaagAAATACCGTGACTGGGTTTTCATATTCGAACAATGTTTTGAGCTTAGTTTCGATTGTGTACTTGTCTTTTACCAAATCTCTCTGAAGGAATAAAAATTCACCAAACCACCAAGCCCAACCAATCACAGGCATGTACTTGAGACTGTTTTTCGCGAATGCTTTGCAGTTCTTGTTAAATgatgcaataatttaaaaacatatttaattaatcgcTAGTTCTTATTTCGACTATAAGAATCAGTCGTAAATTAAtacaaactatttataaaaacttaccCCGAGAATGCCACCGATTCGATCGTGAATGACCCAAGCTGTTAGCCAGTCAATTTCATACTTGTGGTTAATAATGAATATCGCGTGTTCTTTGCCAAAATACTTGTAATCTTCTTTGTCTACATAAAAGTAATATTCTACACCAGCCCACCAATCGGATAGGAAAACGAGTTCtataagaaaaagaaaaatatcaacacaaatataaattaaaacattaatattatttttatatagtattcataggtatagatatatattatattaagattacgaattatctatttttaattatattattattccttgcttggagtatatttttatttatatttaaatatgtataaattttatagatattttttttattcaacagttatatttttttttttataaaatatatttacaatcagTAAACACAAAATAAGACAATAAGTAAGCAAGTTAACGTTTTTACTATACTTGAAAAACGTGAGGGAATGTGAAAATTGCTTAAGTaagtatgcataatatatatttattattttattaaaatgaactaTTACTATGatcactaaaataattaagCAAAAGTAGATATACCTGAGTaaataatgtatgaaaaataatagttaatttttctgaaaagcTCTTTGTGTAGTGGCCacaagattataaaaaataataactgtaacaAATTGACAGTAAGACCAGACACTAAAAACACCAGTGCGATTAATATGTGTGTCACTAGAGATGACTTTATAAACGACATATTATTTGGTTTCTTTGCTCATTAAGTGTTCAAAAaccaagtattaaaattaaatcatttaaattttgaataacaccGAGGAGTTAAATTGACGTTGGAATAAGcgaataaaactaaaaagtatttatttaaagaagaaTCGTGATTGCTCTTGAATTGAATAACAGAAAACCTGAGATAGAGAAAAACATATGCGTAATGTTTAAGAAACACATAGGTACTAAGGGATTTATCAAATCAAAATGTACCTACAGGTTTTATCAAATACAAGGTTAAGCAAGGTTATTGATTTCATCCGATGatgaatgtttaataataataaaatatgcactttGTACTTACTTCataatcacaaaatatatttaaattaaatcgtttaactgtatatatattatatatatatatatacatgcagcTTAGACACATTtcttgttgttttattttttattattattagatgtgTACCGCTGAATTTTGTGTTATAgttaacttactattttactaaatatattgatttatactccaatatggaatattttaattggcatattataattaaaattacagcAAATCAATCAGGGGGTATTGCCTATTCACCAAAATATATCAGTTACTATAGATATagtttgtaggtatatattttaatttatatctacaGTATACGGCTTCAGACTACGATCTATAGTATGTTTAAACTGGCGGCGTAACCCATTTCACCCAAAAATTACCAGACTAGTTtagatcaatttaaaattaagttagcaatggttattttaaatattgtacattttttttttactattttaagttgttatttgttttaaattttttaacatcaTTTGGTAGGTATGAAGTGATTTACAAAcaactagaaaaaaattaagatagaATACCGTTTTGAGTAAATTATATACTAGTTTCTAGCAAATAACGCATAAAAAATCCAGTCGTTATTACCAAACGACCCCGTACCGAGCATAAACTgtgtgttaaatgttaataaaatatcgatTCGTTGCACttattaaagataatatgttaatgcctaataatcataaatagaatttatattcaaataacgtAAACAcaaatacacattacacaagTAAGATTCGATGGTGTTTTGTAAGATGTTCGTGTTCTGCTACATAATAGCCGATATACCCAATAAGAAAATATACATATCTTAAAGATTAAACGTATACACAGATATTTTGGGGTCAAAAGATAGATATTCAATGTATATTAAGTATGAAACATACGTAAATTCTATGacgtttattaaacatataaattacgcatatattagtagataatataaatttgggATATGATACGTATATCATAAACGtgtatatttagttaatatgaAAGTATATTTGGTGTAGTTAGCaacgtataaattatgtttaagataggtataaatataattgaactaaatactatttagtttagtggtatatattattatattagtagtatGAATTTGGGATGTGATAAGTATATGATATacgtgtgttataatataaatatagtgaaTTGACATGTAAATCCATTTAAGTTGGCCCTACCAAAAATACACATATGATCGACGATAATTAAACGTAATTTTCCACggaatatatacgaatatacaccaacgcaatttaaacttaatatattcgTACATTCTTAAACGTAAATCGATTTAAGTTCGACCAACTATTATACCAATACCCCAAAAATTCACGTATTTATCGAcgtcaattaaacaaaattttcccaccaaaaatatacgaaaatataccaacgtattttaaacctaataaattaatatattgaattaaacgAAATTTTTCCACCAAAAATATACGAAAATACACCAACGCtttttaaacctaaaatattCGTGATTTCTCAaacgtaaataaatttaagtttgatcttccaataatatacgtattatcgaCCTCAATTAAACACAATTTGTCCACcgaaaatatacgaatatacaccAAAAAACCAACGCtttttaaacctaaaatattCGTGATttcttaaaagtaaataaatttaagtttgatctaccaataatatacgtattatcgaCGTCAACTTAACACAATTTGTCCACcgaaaatatacgaatatacaccAACGTATTTTTAATCTAACATATTGGATAAAACGAACATTTTACACCGAAAATACACGAATATACACCGAAAATACAcgaatatatacgaatatacaccAAATATACACCAACGCTTTTTAAACCTCAAATATTCCGATATAAGTAAGGAAAAgggttataaaagaaaaaacataacAAGCGTTAAAGTtaaagtttcttttttttaccaGCAAAGTGCATTTCTTTGATTTAGAAACAACGGCAACGCGGCGACTGAAATACAGAGTGTTTTTAAAATGGACAGACCCTATATAAAGACTAacatttcagattttttttttatctcaaaaaaggcttttttcaattttttattcttgctataaaagtatatattattccaAATTGCTTTCTAAATTCTCACACGATGCAATTTcgcacaataatttataacatattataatggcaaagacaaaaaaaaattatgtacttaaaacTATTCGTTTTAACATTTGACAGACACACACAATATCATTAGATATGGGCAGTTAGATACAATTACTGACATTTAAATGCAAAAATCGATATGTGACAGCAGctcgtattataataagtatcatCCAAATATGTTGACTACAAGTACTGAAACAACTGTGGCAGCAGCAACTACAGTATGCgtttatatatatgattttgaacattttatttttggtcaaattaatttagtatatttaatgtttatcctaaataaatatttgttctaTATCTTCcctgtatacatgtatatgtatatataggtatactcgtataaatgGATTCCGATAACTAGAAACATTCAATATCTCAACATAGAGTTGTTCGACGTCAACTGAGACTCATTTTTTTTGCATGAcaataaagattatttaaaaaaatatttttaattttttaaaatctttttttttatggaaattacttatttttactgCCATTTGGTTTATATTAAGTGAACTTTAttgtaagttaaaaattaactgagtaataccatttttaactattgatattattaattgaatgagGAACGtgagaaattattttgattaattggttatttttgagttaagtgagatatatataaaaatataattttaatggagtgtttcatcaataaaaattattgtaactttGAAGCACATATGAGTGAAGTAAAGTAGAACAATAAATATTGGTCCACTCCTTCACTTATTTCAACTTCAaagtttacaaataatttactcGTCAAAAATTCGATATGTATTGTACATTGATACgcgcagaaaaatattttattctggaatataaaatcaaaaatgaaaattacattaaaaaagtcaacattttaacaattataacaataatataataaaaaaagtttggttttataatgattttgaatTCAAGATTAATTTGTTaggcattatttatatttaacttgttatgaaaagtttatattttataatttatgattaatttacagATATAATATGTCTTAATGATTGTGACGAAATAAAAGATCAAATAGGACACTGGaggtttcaaattaaaattattttgaacgatatttaaacgatattattatgtttacaccaccatttgataataataattatcgactCGCTTCGAGgctaaaatactatacataataatatgctcgaATGACAACGTTTTGGATGAggattattgaatttattctacacatttattcttaataaatttgCTTCGtacattttcgaaaatattccattctaaataaaataacaaaagtttCCATATTACTGAAAACCCGTCGTTTAGAACAATGctacaataactataaattgcATATCTTTTAAAGAAAtgccatatttttaaaactatttaaatggaatgtaatattatactatcttagaattaagtaataatattatgataatattaagattGCGTTATAGCCGTTGAATATGTCTTTGAAAAGTTCTGCTCTAAAGTTTGttgaaattactttaaatttacaaCGATTTCTAGCTGCAATTCATAAAGGCATATAAAGgacgatatataaatattatagtggtatatatagtacctattcgTCTCAATGAATACACAAGTAGTAACTATAAAGTCCAAAAATAGCAATaagtaacataatttattgtacataaaaagcgtatttttaaaattaaaatataatgaaaagcCGTTACAGCtaacatgtacaaaaaaaaataaattatgtaataaaaaatatatatacataatttgttagATACACATTTTGGTCACATtggaaatgattattttaatattaaatttgaataaaataatcatattatatcatcaaaATATACTAATCATAGAATTGAAACTCCATTAATTgattgtgtttatttaaaataattatcgataATCGTTTGTATTTTCAAAACGATTAGATGAGCTGTTGAGTAAATCGACAAATGACTATttcaaatatgttaatattaagcAAGTGTGTGGGTAGGATCTACAGACACAATTTTTTccatacaatatatagtttgtaaaacattaaaaaaacgaGCACACTTCactcataataatgtatattttattttagatacctaATCcgttttcgaaataccgtttcTTGCTGAACCttacaaatacataatttattgtcatttCCAATATTCTATAGTACCTAAATGGAAAGGGAAATTACACTTTTTCTTTTAtcctgtgtatataatataatatatatacctactctatTATAGTATTCAGTCATGGTttcctttttctttttttataatactattttgtataaGAATAAGAGTCAAAAAAATTCGTACTTTTCTTTTGCatacaaaatgttatataaatatttttttttatttattttttttattttgtatcgaAAAAAGTTCAACTACATTATATTActcttttattttcaaattagttttatttcatttaattataggctttctaaacatttttaaaacctcATTACAATAGCTTTTCGCAATAATTTATAGCTCCTAATAAAcaggtattatacctatatgtatacacatataatatgtgtatacattaaataagtaataattcgtaataaaatcattattcatatCATAAAGCGCATATTATGACCAAATTTAGtgtctaattattaaaataatttatttcggataaaaaaaactataaatatatattactggcTGCTGTTGCTATTGACAACTATGTGTATAgtgtttaaatacataatatctgtTTCTGTTTTATTCATTACTATAGTGCCATTGTTACAAAGCGTACGTCTTCTAACACATTCTTTCTTTCTaaaagtttattgttattatttatcgtatcAACGAATACTCTACTCCATTATCATGGAAAATAATGTAACTACATCCGGCGGCGAGACCCAATCTCTGCCTGCTCCAGCTGAGCATCAGGTGATGCTGCCGGTTCCAGCTGAACCACCCGCCAAAGTTCGTACAGCGAAAGTGTGCCATGAATTTTCTGGTCTGGTGAAAAGGCCATATTTTTCGATGCCAAACATCGCCGTTATGTGTGGTGTGGCAAACGGTCGAGCAGAAAAAGAAAACGACGAGTTCTTCGGTCTGACCAAAAGACAATACTATTCAATGCCCAACATCGCACTGATTTCCGGTGCAGACGATGCGATTCAGCTGAAATCGCCGTCTTCGTTGTCGACGCGCCCGGTTTCTGTGGGTGCGGCAGAAGGGGACGTGGCGAGCAGCGGCGACTTGACGGGTCCGCCAAACACATGCGTGACATTTACCGCGACCAAAGAGACCGGGGTCGAGTGCATTCCCGTGCGAGCTTCGGACGAAGACTTAAACGGATTAAAAATACCGGCCGATGTGGAAACGTCTACAGATTTGATAACTAGCTGCGAAGCTGAAATCGAATTTAAGGCAACTTCCGCTCAACGTGTTGTACCTCGCCGTACGTGGTGGAAACAGACCAAGAAATTCGTCCGACGGTTGTTTTGCTGTGTGCCCGTGGTACAGGATTAgtctatattatagtttgacTTTTGAAAATAGTACattgtttttcagtttttcagtttcacaaataaatttgtttttgttatattatttagttggttcttttatttaatttaatttattattattaaataaggctAACAAACATATGTAAAAATGTTGACTTtgcctttataataatttaggtactttcgttttattttgtaatcagtataaaaaaaatagcaggGTTAGGGTAaggtattgaatattttcaagttttttgacgagttattatacttatagattTGGTTCTTAAAGCaatgtaattttacaaatttacaatgtatTCTTCTTATCACCTTCCTCCCGTAAAAAGGAACATATGGCatctagatttatttttttaccagaaaaaatattgaagttgaaAGTATAAGCATTTTTACTACATATTTCAAAAGGTGATgacaacaaacaaataaaataaaacgctgTTAATAATTGTAAGATTAATAGGTACATTCAATACTAGGCTAAGCATTTTAAATGGAaatcttttattatgaattataatcgtATCTTTTGATACACCACAATACGCACGTGATGCATAATGCATTCttctgaatttttatttaaattaataaattcaactcatacaaatattttaacactgcaagttaaacaatatatatgtattatatacatgtgtatgtatgcatttatattatgcatgcgtagtatttattattaaataggcttttcttaaaataaaaatttaaataaaatcactgTTGTTGTgcattgaataaaaacaataacaatagaaCGTAGAGCACTGCAATTATTgtaagaattttataatatgattattaatttatgaataatatagggGCTGGTGTAACTAGATTTTGGGTGTTGTAGAAATCGCCTTCATGGTGGTCGAGTGAAAATCGTTTTGTCGGAAATTCGGTAGAGAATAGTAATCGGGTGTCTAGAAATCGGttactaaaaattgtaataaattcgaCACTTGCCGTCTTGTCGGGTGcttttttgaattcaaaaatattaaatgcgtACCGAAAATGGTAATCGAGTGTCTATCAATCAATTATCAACCTGTGAAAATCAATACTTGTGCTGGGCAATCTGCTTACGGCGAATTGTCATACCACCTAATGTCGAAAGTCTGATGTTGTATTGTAGGAGAAAAAGTTAAAGTCGAACGAAATGTTAACATCCTATCTTTGGGTAAAATCGATTTATTAACAACTAAATCGCCTAGGTAGGCAATCCGACTGCGTTGGATCGCAGACAATGTGCGTGTAGTAAGTTAAAtccactatacactatacatttattaaatttatcacattatattgtaaatgtgttgtattttttgttcttaaaacttgaaagttattattaattttgcatAAA
This genomic window contains:
- the LOC132920905 gene encoding 1-acyl-sn-glycerol-3-phosphate acyltransferase delta-like, yielding MSFIKSSLVTHILIALVFLVSGLTVNLLQLLFFIILWPLHKELFRKINYYFSYIIYSELVFLSDWWAGVEYYFYVDKEDYKYFGKEHAIFIINHKYEIDWLTAWVIHDRIGGILGNCKAFAKNSLKYMPVIGWAWWFGEFLFLQRDLVKDKYTIETKLKTLFEYENPVTMLLYAEGTRFTKEKQEASIKFARTKGLPELKEHLLPRTKGFSIGLPHFRHNLPAVYNVQMAFRGEEKPTLRALLNGQRLEAHVYMERIPVEKIPENDKECDKWMYDMYEKKDKMMVSFFNTGDWFKESGVKPVEKFVPPYRYYSLLNIVFWSILILTPFFYFTFNILISGNLLHILLLVVPIGLLYVVLSKLMSVSEISKTSSEYGTEKSKTK